A window of the Gossypium hirsutum isolate 1008001.06 chromosome A05, Gossypium_hirsutum_v2.1, whole genome shotgun sequence genome harbors these coding sequences:
- the LOC107960954 gene encoding uncharacterized protein, whose amino-acid sequence MEESIIQTTEKNVVVRDWSLRTQKEKWDSLMEGCIPNLPEHVTVNVRQNNLDDLTRIWRQWDSDTRGIFIERYGDIASLIAVNIDERLIQAMIKFWDPAYQCFIFNQEDMTPTVEEYAALLRVDNVQFYKIYVNEPKLMTFKKNLVKLIGLTNTWDEKQIKKKNEISCISWFSLRELVLNHPDILKRVNLFALAIYRLVIFPKVLGHIKVVVMDFFEKLKQGIKPIPTILAETFRSLNSCRSKEEGRFIGCAQLLNVCILSHFWKVERTPYHMFSKTFAPLEAYLEKEWPKDVTEEHWVSVFQNLRAEYVTWRAPWIRPSILLYKVGNQDWVPLLGLWGGVGYAPLLAQRQFSSR is encoded by the coding sequence atggaagagtcgATCATACAAACAACCGAGAAGAACGTTGTGGTCCGAGATTGGTCTCTAAGAACCCAGAAAGAAAAATGGGACAGTCTAATGGAAGGATGTATTCCTAACCTACCCGAGCACGTAACTGTGAATGTTCGTCAGAATAACCTTGATGACTTGACTCGAATTTGGAGacagtgggattcagacactagaggCATCTTCATTGAAAGGTACGGGGATATAGCCAGCCTGATCGCCGTCAACATAGATGAAAGATTGATTCAGGCCATGATCAAATTCTGGGATCCGGCTTACCAGTGTTTCATTTTCAATCAAGAAGATATGACCCCAACCGTGGAAGAGTACGCTGCTTTACTTCGTGTTGATAATGTGCAATTCTACAAGATTTATGTGAATGAGCCCAAGCTGATGACTTTCAAGAAAAACCTGGTAAAGTTGATTGGCTTGACCAACACATGGGACgagaaacaaataaagaaaaagaatgaaattagTTGTATTTCGTGGTTTTCCCTGCGGGAGTTAGTCCTAAATCATCCCGATATTTTGAAGAGAGTGAATCtgttcgctttggccatttacagATTGGTCATCTTCCCAAAAGTTCTGGGACATATAAAGGTTGTAGTAATGGACTTCTTTGAAaagttaaaacaaggaatcaaacCTATCCCAACTATTTTGGCTGAGACCTTCAGATCCCTAAATAGTTGTAGGAGTAAAGAGGAAGGACGCTTTATCGGATGTGCGCAATTGCTTAATGTTTGTATTTTGAGTCATTTCtggaaagtagagcgcacaccgtaccacatgttttcaaaaaccTTTGCCCCGTTGGAAGCCTATCTTGAGAAAGAATGGCCAAAGGATGTCACCGAAGAGCattgggtttcagtttttcaGAACCTTCGAGCTGAATATGTAACCTGGAGAGCACCATGGATCCGCCCTTCGATTCTGTTATACAAGGTTGGAAACCAAGATTGGGTGCCACTGCTCGGATTATGGGGGGGAGTAGGTTATGCTCCGTTATTGGCCCAGAGGCAGTTTTCTTCGCGATAA